The following coding sequences are from one Malaciobacter pacificus window:
- a CDS encoding sensor domain-containing phosphodiesterase — MNNKIFIKIAWMFILGLLAYLLFVVFYLSPKVNSYLSETEVQNARSQYNKLVTIINNKSRTLKEDYLEKFTDNMRILLSSVTLGKSGFIYVFNSQGQVIIDPSGEFESQDLSKLILPSTNNKLLIDEIKNAHASRQAFEYNWNKVYDPYNYSYKKISWVEYNKKLDWYIVSSIYKEDFKSFVDGTNGLILNISMLLFGILSVIALFIGIKVIVPLNRMFQNVQKVNPTSINNIDSSIKSKDEIGFLASQFNSLLDQVEANKHNIDEQVESKTKEIENKLYYDQLTNLKNRTALKDEIKENDFVSIALIDIDAFDDINELYGFSTGNLVLIETAKMLSEFANKHSVAVHRIYGNVFALVDKKMMGFSRYNEFIEDLSKLFKNNPVLLKDLDLEISINITLGISIAQDEPLKTAGIALKKAKKNNMPYFVYNNEIDTKEIIKKSMYWREKIKLALQNDKVLPFYQPILNRQKEIVKYETLMRIEDIDENGQTVYLSPYFFFDVAIKTKQYLSLSNVVISKAFADLQKTEKMITLNLSFKDIMDSDFNESLNKHLDKVDSDAKERIVFEILESDYITDYRILEEFIKTYRSQGIKIAIDDFGTGYSNFAHILKIRPDYIKIDGSLIKNINEDKNSYEMVKSIIDFTKALNIRVVAEFIHNEEVFNTVMELGVDEFQGFYLGEPSPNLE, encoded by the coding sequence ATGAATAATAAGATATTTATAAAAATAGCCTGGATGTTTATCCTTGGACTATTAGCTTACCTTCTTTTTGTTGTATTTTATCTATCACCAAAAGTGAATAGTTATTTAAGTGAAACAGAGGTTCAAAATGCAAGATCACAATATAATAAACTAGTTACAATAATAAATAATAAATCTAGAACTCTAAAAGAGGACTATTTAGAAAAATTTACAGATAATATGAGAATTCTTCTTTCTAGTGTTACTCTTGGAAAAAGTGGTTTTATTTATGTTTTTAATTCTCAAGGTCAAGTTATAATTGACCCAAGTGGAGAGTTTGAATCTCAAGATTTATCAAAATTAATCTTACCAAGTACAAATAATAAACTTTTAATTGATGAAATTAAAAATGCACATGCATCAAGACAAGCATTTGAATATAATTGGAATAAAGTTTATGACCCATATAACTACAGTTATAAAAAAATTTCATGGGTGGAATATAATAAAAAGCTAGATTGGTATATTGTTTCATCGATATATAAAGAGGATTTTAAAAGTTTTGTTGATGGAACTAATGGTTTAATTTTAAATATTTCAATGCTTCTGTTTGGTATTTTATCAGTAATTGCATTGTTTATTGGAATAAAAGTAATAGTTCCTTTAAATAGAATGTTCCAAAATGTTCAAAAAGTAAATCCTACAAGTATTAATAACATTGACTCAAGTATTAAGTCAAAAGATGAGATAGGATTTTTAGCTAGTCAATTTAACTCTTTATTAGACCAAGTTGAAGCTAATAAGCATAATATTGATGAACAAGTTGAAAGTAAAACAAAAGAGATTGAAAATAAACTTTATTATGACCAATTAACTAATCTTAAAAATAGAACAGCATTAAAAGATGAAATTAAAGAGAATGATTTTGTATCAATTGCATTAATTGATATTGATGCATTTGATGATATTAATGAGTTATATGGGTTCTCAACTGGAAATTTAGTTTTAATTGAAACAGCAAAAATGTTAAGTGAATTTGCGAATAAACACAGCGTTGCAGTACATAGAATTTATGGGAATGTTTTTGCTTTAGTTGATAAGAAAATGATGGGCTTCTCAAGATATAATGAGTTTATTGAAGATTTATCAAAACTATTTAAAAATAACCCCGTTTTATTAAAAGATTTAGATTTAGAAATTAGTATTAATATTACATTAGGAATATCTATTGCACAAGATGAGCCTTTAAAAACAGCAGGGATTGCACTTAAAAAAGCCAAGAAAAATAATATGCCTTATTTTGTATATAATAATGAAATAGATACAAAAGAGATTATTAAAAAGTCTATGTATTGGAGAGAAAAAATAAAGCTTGCCTTACAAAATGATAAGGTTCTGCCTTTTTACCAACCAATTCTTAATAGACAAAAAGAGATTGTTAAATATGAAACTTTGATGAGAATAGAGGATATTGATGAAAATGGACAAACTGTTTATCTCTCACCTTATTTCTTTTTTGATGTAGCAATTAAAACAAAACAATACTTATCTTTGTCAAATGTTGTCATTTCTAAAGCTTTTGCAGATTTACAAAAAACAGAAAAGATGATTACTTTAAATCTTAGTTTTAAAGATATAATGGATTCTGATTTTAATGAGTCTTTAAATAAGCACTTAGATAAAGTAGATAGTGATGCAAAAGAGAGAATAGTTTTTGAAATTTTAGAAAGTGATTATATAACAGATTATAGAATTCTTGAAGAGTTTATAAAAACATATAGAAGCCAAGGAATTAAAATCGCTATTGATGATTTTGGAACAGGTTATTCAAACTTTGCACACATATTAAAAATTAGACCTGATTATATAAAAATTGATGGTTCTTTGATTAAAAATATTAATGAAGATAAAAACTCTTATGAAATGGTGAAGTCAATTATTGATTTTACAAAAGCTTTAAATATTAGAGTAGTTGCAGAATTTATTCATAATGAAGAGGTATTTAATACTGTAATGGAATTAGGAGTAGATGAATTCCAAGGTTTTTATTTAGGAGAACCTAGTCCAAATCTTGAATAA
- a CDS encoding phosphatidylserine decarboxylase, with translation MHITNIISQYFGKFASKEFPPFFQRIVNNSYAKLMKLDLKEFKKAKFYKSLNALFTRELIIQREFDKDEKIIISPTDSLITQCGKIEKDIALQIKGMEYSVEELLTYYCKDNYERVKNGEFMNFYLSPKDYHRYHAPSDFILKKLIHVPGKLYPVNLKYLNKELDLFVQNERVILECEQEGKLFYLVYVGALNVGQMVFEFEPRVETNIDTAEIKVYEYDNIEISKGECMGYFKMGSTVVMIWEKDIIDLDNLLNQDVKFGQKIAEYK, from the coding sequence ATGCATATTACTAATATCATCTCTCAATATTTTGGAAAGTTCGCCTCAAAAGAGTTTCCTCCATTTTTTCAAAGAATTGTAAATAACAGTTATGCAAAACTTATGAAGCTAGATTTAAAAGAGTTTAAAAAAGCAAAATTTTATAAATCATTAAATGCTTTATTTACAAGAGAGCTTATAATTCAAAGGGAATTTGATAAAGATGAAAAAATAATCATTTCACCAACAGATAGTTTAATTACACAGTGTGGAAAGATTGAAAAAGATATTGCCTTACAAATTAAGGGTATGGAGTATAGTGTTGAAGAGCTATTAACTTATTATTGTAAAGATAATTATGAAAGAGTTAAAAATGGTGAGTTTATGAATTTTTATCTTTCACCAAAGGATTATCACAGATACCATGCACCAAGTGATTTTATACTAAAAAAACTTATTCATGTCCCAGGGAAACTTTATCCCGTAAATTTAAAATATTTAAATAAAGAGCTTGATTTATTTGTTCAAAATGAAAGAGTTATTTTAGAGTGTGAACAGGAAGGAAAACTATTTTATTTAGTTTATGTTGGGGCTTTAAATGTTGGTCAAATGGTTTTTGAATTTGAACCAAGAGTTGAAACAAATATCGATACAGCTGAAATAAAAGTATATGAATATGATAATATTGAAATATCAAAAGGTGAATGTATGGGATATTTCAAAATGGGTTCAACGGTTGTAATGATTTGGGAAAAAGATATTATTGATTTAGATAATTTGCTAAATCAAGACGTTAAATTTGGTCAAAAAATAGCTGAATATAAATAA
- a CDS encoding TVP38/TMEM64 family protein: MKLLFKTVLTLFIIFTTMLLIIKFSGLLSVEEIKQIFTNLKSQPSYILGSLIVILLFIDLFIAVPTMTIILLAGYFIGFELALFYTFIGLLSASLTGYFLSKKYGEKVLDKLSSKESQKLEMKELFNKHGVLVLVLSRAVPMLPEVSSCLAGVCNMSLKRFITAWLIGTLPYITVITYAGSISNFDNPIPAIIAAVSITILLWIMWFIFIKIDRIRNRCC; this comes from the coding sequence ATGAAACTACTATTTAAAACAGTTCTAACATTATTTATCATTTTTACTACTATGCTTTTAATTATTAAGTTTAGTGGTTTATTAAGTGTTGAAGAGATAAAACAAATATTTACAAATTTAAAGTCACAACCCTCATATATATTAGGTTCGCTAATAGTAATACTACTATTTATAGATTTATTTATTGCTGTCCCAACAATGACAATAATTCTATTAGCAGGATACTTTATTGGTTTTGAATTGGCGTTATTTTATACATTTATAGGTCTTTTAAGTGCCTCTTTAACAGGTTATTTCTTATCGAAGAAATATGGAGAAAAAGTCTTAGATAAATTATCATCAAAAGAAAGTCAGAAACTTGAAATGAAAGAACTATTTAATAAACATGGTGTTTTAGTATTAGTTTTATCGCGTGCTGTACCGATGCTTCCTGAAGTATCTTCTTGTTTGGCAGGAGTTTGTAATATGAGTCTAAAAAGGTTTATAACTGCTTGGTTGATTGGTACTTTACCTTATATAACTGTAATTACATATGCAGGATCTATTAGTAATTTTGATAACCCAATACCTGCTATTATTGCTGCAGTTTCTATAACAATTCTACTTTGGATTATGTGGTTTATTTTTATAAAAATAGATAGAATCAGAAATAGGTGTTGTTAA
- the dnaK gene encoding molecular chaperone DnaK yields MSKVIGIDLGTTNSCMAVYENGEAKVIPNKEGKNTTPSIVAFTDKGEVLVGDPAKRQAITNPEKTIYSVKRIMGLMMDEENAKEAQEKVGYKIVDRNGAAAVEIGDKVYTPQEISAKILGKLKADAEEYLGAPVTDAVITVPAYFNDAQRKATQEAGTIAGLNVLRIINEPTAASLAYGLDKKGEEKVLVYDLGGGTFDVTVLEIGDGTFEVLSTDGNAFLGGDDFDNAIIDWLAKEFQSENGFDIKNDKMALQRLKDAAENAKKELSSAESTEINLPFISMGSAGPVHLVKSLTRAKFESMTEHLIAETLEHIKTALNDADLSKDEIQEVIMVGGSTRLPKANSVVKDFFGKDLNKGVNPDEVVAAGAAVQAGVLKGDVKDVLLLDVTPLSLGIETLGGVMTRLIEKGTTIPVKKSQVFSTAEDNQPAVSIHVGQGEREFAKDNKSLGMFELSDIPAAPRGVPQIEVTFDIDANGVLNVSAKDKGTGKENKITISGSSGLSDEEIEKMVQEAEANKEADAKKKEVIEVRNQADALLHSTRKTLEENESAVSEEEKKAIIDAAAELEEILKDENATKEQIEEKVKALTEKSHKLAEAMYAKEQQAGGAGAQPNQKAKKDDDDVIDAEVE; encoded by the coding sequence ATGAGCAAAGTAATCGGAATTGACTTAGGTACAACAAACTCTTGTATGGCAGTATATGAGAATGGAGAAGCAAAAGTAATACCAAATAAAGAGGGTAAAAATACAACTCCTTCAATCGTAGCATTTACTGACAAAGGTGAAGTTTTAGTTGGTGATCCAGCAAAAAGACAAGCTATTACAAACCCTGAAAAAACTATTTATTCTGTAAAAAGAATTATGGGTTTAATGATGGATGAAGAGAATGCTAAAGAAGCACAAGAAAAAGTTGGATACAAAATTGTTGATAGAAACGGTGCAGCAGCAGTCGAGATTGGAGATAAAGTTTATACTCCACAAGAGATTTCTGCAAAAATCTTAGGAAAATTAAAAGCTGATGCAGAAGAGTATTTAGGAGCACCTGTTACTGATGCAGTAATTACAGTACCAGCTTACTTCAATGATGCACAAAGAAAAGCAACACAAGAAGCTGGAACAATTGCAGGTCTTAATGTACTTAGAATTATCAATGAGCCAACAGCAGCATCACTTGCATATGGTTTAGATAAAAAAGGTGAAGAAAAAGTTTTAGTATATGATTTAGGTGGTGGTACATTTGACGTTACTGTTTTAGAGATTGGTGATGGAACATTTGAAGTTCTTTCAACTGATGGTAATGCATTCTTAGGTGGAGATGATTTTGATAACGCTATTATTGATTGGTTAGCAAAAGAGTTCCAAAGCGAGAATGGTTTTGATATTAAAAATGATAAAATGGCATTACAAAGATTAAAAGATGCAGCTGAAAATGCTAAAAAAGAGTTATCTTCTGCTGAATCAACAGAAATCAACTTACCATTTATTTCAATGGGAAGTGCAGGACCTGTTCACTTAGTTAAATCATTAACAAGAGCTAAATTTGAATCAATGACTGAGCACTTAATTGCTGAGACTTTAGAGCACATCAAAACTGCTTTAAATGATGCTGATTTATCTAAAGATGAAATTCAAGAAGTTATCATGGTTGGTGGATCTACAAGATTACCAAAAGCAAACTCTGTTGTAAAAGATTTCTTTGGAAAAGATTTAAATAAAGGTGTAAACCCAGATGAAGTTGTTGCTGCTGGTGCTGCTGTTCAAGCTGGTGTATTAAAAGGTGATGTAAAAGATGTATTATTACTTGACGTTACTCCTTTATCATTAGGTATTGAAACTCTTGGTGGAGTTATGACTAGATTAATTGAAAAAGGAACTACTATTCCTGTTAAAAAATCTCAAGTATTCTCAACAGCTGAAGATAACCAACCTGCAGTATCTATTCACGTTGGTCAAGGTGAAAGAGAGTTTGCTAAAGATAACAAATCTTTAGGTATGTTTGAATTATCTGATATTCCTGCAGCTCCTAGAGGTGTTCCTCAAATTGAAGTAACATTTGATATTGATGCAAATGGTGTTTTAAATGTATCTGCAAAAGATAAAGGTACTGGAAAAGAGAATAAAATTACTATTTCTGGTTCATCTGGATTATCTGATGAAGAGATCGAAAAAATGGTACAAGAAGCAGAAGCTAATAAAGAAGCAGATGCTAAGAAAAAAGAAGTAATTGAAGTAAGAAACCAAGCTGATGCTTTATTACACTCAACTAGAAAAACTTTAGAAGAGAATGAATCTGCAGTTTCAGAAGAAGAGAAAAAAGCTATCATTGATGCAGCTGCTGAATTAGAAGAGATTCTAAAAGATGAAAATGCAACAAAAGAGCAAATTGAAGAGAAAGTTAAAGCTTTAACTGAAAAATCTCACAAATTAGCTGAAGCTATGTATGCTAAAGAGCAACAAGCAGGTGGTGCTGGTGCTCAACCAAACCAAAAAGCTAAAAAAGATGACGATGATGTTATCGATGCAGAAGTAGAGTAA
- the grpE gene encoding nucleotide exchange factor GrpE, whose amino-acid sequence MSEETKEELNQEEVETTQETASSENIEEKELSAEEKIAALEEQLKNEQEKYLRVHADFENIKKRLEKEKYAAIDYASEKFAKDLLMPIDTLEMALAAEEAADLPAEELLGKLKEGVELTIKNFYSAFEKHNISIVETDGEFDPNIHNAIMQVDSADHESGQIVQVMQKGYLLKDRLLRPAMVSIAN is encoded by the coding sequence ATGAGTGAAGAGACTAAAGAAGAGTTAAATCAAGAAGAAGTTGAAACAACACAAGAAACAGCTTCTAGTGAGAATATAGAAGAAAAAGAGTTAAGTGCTGAAGAAAAAATTGCAGCTTTAGAAGAACAGTTAAAAAATGAACAAGAGAAATATTTAAGAGTTCATGCTGATTTTGAAAATATTAAAAAAAGATTAGAAAAAGAGAAATATGCAGCAATTGATTATGCAAGTGAGAAATTTGCTAAGGATTTATTAATGCCTATTGATACACTTGAGATGGCACTAGCAGCTGAAGAAGCAGCTGATTTACCAGCTGAGGAGTTACTAGGAAAATTAAAAGAGGGTGTTGAATTAACTATCAAAAATTTCTATAGTGCTTTTGAAAAGCATAACATTTCAATTGTTGAAACAGATGGTGAATTTGATCCAAATATTCACAATGCAATTATGCAAGTTGATAGTGCTGATCATGAATCTGGGCAAATTGTTCAAGTGATGCAAAAAGGATATCTATTAAAAGATAGATTACTAAGACCAGCAATGGTTTCAATCGCTAATTAA
- a CDS encoding heat-shock protein translates to MSAKKYKMVVNIMDKKEFLLQSIIKAYIEHLEPIGSTQLKSMYDIAYSPATIRGYFKKLGDEGYLAQEHVSSGRTPTSEALKQYWQTKLNFKLKGINLRALQYFASEIGLSVFVKKEKSDVLLNIINVENRYMILEFTSFAVSIKYTNALHRFLNDMISLSLNDILKISKDVVAYELYEAISNNIQNNDFEIFNYKEFLNLALTYNFDEFTINRFLKGHILDDIKEGLYFENLLPDDYLGICHNCMINNEDVKMLVVGQLSKNYEYFYRKITSF, encoded by the coding sequence ATGAGTGCTAAAAAATATAAAATGGTTGTAAACATTATGGATAAAAAAGAGTTTTTATTACAGTCAATTATTAAAGCTTATATTGAGCATTTAGAACCAATTGGTTCAACTCAATTAAAATCTATGTATGATATAGCATATTCACCAGCCACTATTAGAGGTTACTTTAAAAAACTTGGTGATGAAGGATATCTTGCTCAAGAACATGTAAGTAGTGGAAGAACACCTACTAGTGAAGCTTTAAAACAATATTGGCAAACTAAACTTAATTTTAAACTTAAGGGAATTAATTTACGAGCATTACAATATTTTGCATCTGAAATTGGACTGTCGGTTTTTGTTAAAAAAGAGAAATCTGATGTTTTACTAAATATCATAAATGTAGAAAATAGATATATGATTTTAGAATTTACATCTTTTGCAGTTAGTATTAAATATACAAATGCATTACATAGATTTTTAAATGATATGATTAGTCTTAGTTTAAATGATATTTTAAAGATATCAAAAGATGTTGTAGCTTATGAACTTTATGAAGCTATTAGTAATAACATTCAAAACAATGACTTTGAAATATTTAATTATAAAGAGTTTTTAAATTTAGCATTAACTTATAATTTTGATGAGTTTACTATAAATAGATTCTTAAAAGGTCATATTTTAGATGATATAAAGGAAGGTTTATATTTTGAAAATTTATTGCCAGATGACTATTTAGGTATTTGTCATAATTGTATGATAAACAATGAAGATGTAAAAATGTTGGTTGTTGGACAGCTTTCAAAAAATTACGAATATTTTTATAGAAAAATTACATCATTTTAG
- a CDS encoding TAXI family TRAP transporter solute-binding subunit, whose product MKKIATATLVGLLSIPAFSAEFITIGTGGVTGTYYPTGGAICRLVNKYKKETKIRCSVESTGGSVYNINTIKNGELDFGIAQSDVVYQASKGTGKFDGKAVPKLKSVMAIYPELLTLVTRKDANINALTDVKGKRINLGNPGSGNEATALTLFDASGIKKDDLSFAGALKASEMPDALRDNKIDGYFYMVGHPTANIKDASNSVDVKITPIAGENVDSLIKKYPYFAKADVPGGIYKGNENPTPTFGVKAVLVTSDDVSTTAVYTVVKAILENFEDFKKLHPAYSNITKESLLDGLSAPLHEGAKKYFQEAGVLK is encoded by the coding sequence ATGAAAAAAATTGCTACAGCAACACTAGTTGGACTATTATCAATTCCAGCATTTTCAGCAGAGTTTATTACAATTGGTACAGGTGGAGTTACAGGAACTTACTACCCAACAGGTGGTGCTATTTGTAGATTAGTTAATAAATATAAAAAAGAAACAAAAATTAGATGTTCTGTTGAATCAACTGGTGGTTCAGTATACAATATTAACACAATTAAAAATGGTGAATTAGATTTTGGTATTGCACAATCGGATGTTGTGTACCAAGCTAGCAAAGGAACTGGTAAATTTGATGGAAAGGCTGTTCCAAAATTAAAATCTGTTATGGCAATTTATCCTGAACTTTTAACTTTAGTTACTAGAAAAGATGCAAATATCAATGCTTTAACTGATGTAAAAGGTAAAAGAATTAATTTAGGAAATCCAGGTTCTGGAAATGAAGCAACTGCTTTAACACTATTTGATGCAAGTGGAATTAAAAAAGATGATTTATCTTTTGCAGGGGCTTTAAAAGCTTCAGAAATGCCTGATGCATTAAGAGATAACAAAATTGATGGATACTTCTATATGGTAGGACACCCAACTGCAAATATCAAAGATGCTTCAAACTCAGTTGATGTGAAAATTACTCCAATTGCTGGAGAAAATGTTGATAGTTTAATTAAAAAATACCCATACTTTGCAAAAGCTGATGTACCAGGAGGAATTTACAAAGGAAATGAAAACCCTACTCCTACATTTGGTGTTAAAGCAGTTTTAGTTACAAGTGATGATGTTAGCACAACTGCTGTTTATACAGTTGTAAAAGCTATTTTAGAAAATTTTGAAGATTTCAAAAAATTACACCCAGCATATAGTAATATTACTAAAGAGTCTTTATTAGATGGACTTTCAGCTCCTTTACATGAAGGTGCTAAAAAATACTTCCAAGAAGCTGGTGTTTTAAAATAA
- a CDS encoding TRAP transporter permease: MAIYEEKPHKMSELEQESLHETEAVVNELEGQRVFGSQHYEFWIISTIALCWSMFQLYIVIEPVNSTISRSVHLTFAMALAFLIYPMMRKPYFLKKVRWFGYAFMTLGIITASYIAVNYEALALRPGDYTTFDIVMAILAIIILIEAGRRVLGFALSLIAIVFLAYDFLGPYMPELIIHKGASLNKLAGHMYLTTEGIFGVPLGVSAGFVFLFVLFGSLLDKAGAGEYFINLAFAMLGKFRGGPAKASVVASGFTGIMSGSSIANTVTTGTFTIPLMKKTGFRPEQAGAVEVASSTNGQLMPPVMGAAAFIIAEFLGMAYTDVIVAAFIPAFVSYFALFYIVHLEALKLGLKGMDDEDLPPKWKTFVQGIHYLVPIFFLLYTLMVLRESAASAAFNAIMLLMLLMVVQHPFRAFLAKEKITKEIWLSGFVDILAGMISGAKNMVPIAIATALAGIVVGSITLTGLGQVLLEVVETLSGGNIFAILILAGIISLILGMGLPTTANYIVMASLTAPVILTLAGDNGYLIPAIAAHLFVFYFGILADDTPPVGLAAYAAAGIAKADPIKTGIQGFKYDIRTAILPFMFFFNPELLLISGVDELNPANPSGWIWITNPVEILIIFTTAFIGMVSFSCFTQGYFITKTNVIERFIFLVPVPFMFLPKIMEEYLSLPTHYISYLIGIGILAGLYLIQKNRVRKQKS, encoded by the coding sequence ATGGCTATTTATGAAGAAAAACCTCATAAAATGTCCGAACTTGAGCAAGAGTCCCTTCATGAAACTGAAGCTGTTGTAAATGAGCTTGAAGGACAAAGAGTTTTTGGTTCGCAACATTATGAGTTTTGGATTATATCTACTATTGCTCTATGTTGGTCAATGTTCCAATTATATATAGTAATAGAACCTGTTAATTCTACAATTAGTAGATCAGTACACTTAACATTTGCAATGGCTCTTGCATTTTTAATTTACCCAATGATGAGAAAACCGTACTTTTTAAAAAAAGTTAGGTGGTTTGGTTATGCATTTATGACACTTGGAATTATTACTGCATCTTACATAGCAGTAAATTATGAGGCTTTAGCTTTAAGACCAGGTGATTATACAACATTTGATATTGTAATGGCTATTTTAGCAATCATTATTCTAATTGAAGCAGGAAGAAGAGTTTTAGGTTTTGCATTAAGTTTGATTGCCATCGTATTTTTAGCATATGACTTTTTAGGTCCTTATATGCCTGAACTTATTATTCACAAAGGTGCTAGTTTAAATAAACTTGCAGGACATATGTACTTAACAACAGAAGGGATATTTGGTGTTCCCCTTGGAGTATCAGCTGGTTTTGTTTTTCTATTTGTACTATTTGGTTCACTTTTAGATAAAGCAGGTGCTGGTGAATATTTTATCAATTTAGCATTTGCAATGCTTGGTAAATTTAGAGGAGGTCCAGCTAAAGCTTCTGTTGTAGCTTCTGGATTTACAGGTATTATGTCAGGTTCATCTATTGCAAATACTGTTACAACTGGTACATTTACAATTCCATTAATGAAAAAAACTGGATTTAGACCCGAACAAGCAGGTGCAGTAGAAGTTGCTTCATCTACTAATGGACAATTAATGCCACCAGTTATGGGAGCAGCAGCATTTATTATTGCAGAGTTTTTAGGTATGGCGTATACTGATGTAATAGTTGCAGCATTTATTCCAGCATTTGTTTCATATTTTGCACTGTTTTATATAGTTCATTTAGAAGCTTTAAAATTAGGTTTAAAAGGTATGGATGATGAAGATTTACCTCCAAAATGGAAAACATTTGTTCAAGGTATTCATTACTTAGTTCCTATTTTCTTCTTACTTTATACTTTAATGGTATTAAGAGAGAGTGCTGCTAGTGCAGCTTTTAATGCAATTATGCTTTTAATGCTTCTTATGGTAGTACAACATCCATTTAGAGCCTTTTTAGCAAAAGAAAAAATTACTAAAGAGATTTGGCTTTCTGGATTTGTTGATATTTTAGCAGGTATGATAAGTGGTGCTAAAAATATGGTTCCTATTGCTATTGCAACAGCACTTGCTGGTATTGTTGTAGGAAGTATTACATTAACTGGACTTGGTCAAGTATTACTTGAAGTTGTTGAAACACTTTCAGGTGGAAATATCTTTGCAATCTTAATTTTAGCAGGTATTATATCTCTTATCTTAGGAATGGGATTACCAACAACTGCAAATTATATTGTAATGGCATCACTTACTGCACCTGTTATTTTAACGCTTGCAGGTGATAATGGATATTTAATTCCAGCGATTGCTGCACACTTGTTTGTGTTTTACTTTGGTATTCTAGCAGATGACACCCCACCTGTTGGACTTGCAGCATATGCAGCTGCTGGTATTGCAAAAGCAGATCCAATTAAAACAGGTATTCAAGGATTTAAATATGATATACGAACTGCAATTTTACCGTTCATGTTCTTCTTTAATCCAGAGCTATTATTAATTTCAGGAGTTGATGAATTAAACCCTGCAAATCCAAGTGGATGGATATGGATTACTAATCCAGTTGAAATTTTAATTATATTTACAACAGCATTTATAGGAATGGTATCATTCTCTTGTTTCACACAAGGATACTTTATAACAAAAACAAATGTTATAGAGAGATTTATATTCTTAGTTCCTGTTCCATTTATGTTCTTACCAAAAATTATGGAAGAGTATTTAAGTTTACCAACGCATTATATTTCATACTTAATAGGAATTGGAATTTTAGCAGGATTATATTTAATACAAAAAAATAGAGTTAGAAAACAAAAGAGTTAA
- a CDS encoding response regulator transcription factor has protein sequence MENIFTRVLLVEDEDIARKTLGFYLNTIFDEVVVACDGEEGFNIFEENHDNNTNFDLVLTDLKMPNVDGMSMIDKILEILPNQRFIIVSAHKNEDDLLKLINLRVLGYFVKPLNIDTMMELLQKAKEEVTEEKVKSQKNNNLLKLNNTFTYDLNSENLYENNLVVKLSKKESDILDVLIKNIGNLITLEEFKKEVWDDLSISDSSFRTVMKRLKDKLKEDDFIISQKGFGYKIEKTLSM, from the coding sequence ATGGAAAATATATTTACAAGAGTTTTATTGGTTGAAGATGAAGATATCGCAAGAAAAACATTAGGGTTTTATCTAAATACAATCTTTGATGAGGTTGTTGTTGCTTGTGATGGAGAAGAGGGTTTTAATATCTTTGAAGAGAATCATGACAACAATACAAATTTTGATTTAGTTTTGACTGATTTAAAAATGCCAAATGTTGATGGTATGAGTATGATTGATAAAATTTTAGAGATTTTACCTAATCAAAGATTTATTATTGTGAGTGCACATAAAAATGAAGATGATTTACTTAAATTAATAAATCTTAGAGTTCTTGGTTATTTTGTTAAACCATTAAATATTGACACGATGATGGAATTATTACAAAAAGCAAAAGAAGAAGTTACAGAAGAAAAAGTAAAATCTCAAAAAAATAATAATTTACTTAAATTAAATAATACTTTTACATACGATTTAAATAGTGAGAATCTATATGAAAATAATTTAGTAGTAAAATTATCAAAAAAAGAATCAGATATTTTAGATGTTTTAATTAAAAATATTGGAAATTTAATTACTCTTGAAGAGTTTAAAAAAGAGGTTTGGGATGATTTATCTATTAGTGATTCATCTTTTAGAACGGTTATGAAAAGATTAAAAGATAAACTAAAAGAGGATGATTTTATTATCTCTCAAAAAGGTTTTGGTTACAAAATCGAGAAAACACTTTCAATGTAA